The Phragmites australis chromosome 13, lpPhrAust1.1, whole genome shotgun sequence DNA window TTATTTGCCACTCTGGCCAACAGTCATAGACTCAGATGGTCCCATATTTCATTGACTTGAGTGGCATTATAATTAGAGGGGCCAAAGTTTTGGATGGCAAATCATCATAGGGATGACGACCCACAGCGGGTTTTCTAAGATCATAGGGAGCGGTCCTAGTTTCTACAATGCAACTAGAGTATGTGATAATTTTCCGGTCAGCATTGATTCCTGGTGTGTCCTATACCGTTCGCATTGCGAGTTGAAGCGCCAAATTTTAAAGATGAAAGTTCGATCTTCTGATAGGAAAAACTTTGCATTGATGGCTTTATATTGAGTAGGTGTTGTGCTAAAGAAAGCAAAGAAGATAGCAAACGGGAAGGGATATGCTAATCTATCGCTGGGAGCGTTTGTGGATACTCTTGTTGTCCACCCAGATGATCTTGTTCAAGTGATTGCAAAGGTAGGTTTAATTCAGTGGTATCTTATGAGACATTGTCTTATCATTGACGTCAATGACATCCATTCTTTTTTCCCCAGGATCTTTCACTCCCCATTAAAGGTGTTTGTCGAACTCTTGATTGCAATGTGGTGACTGCCAGTGGATCCTTGAAGCCTCAAACCTCACATGCAAACGACCCGAAAATGTCTAAAACTGAAAATATATCTCCACTTCAGTATGTTTTCGATTCAAACTAGTGCATACTAATTTGTCTTGTTTCATGTATTAGATTGTATGGATGCATTGTACTTGTTCCCAATGCAATGACAGTAATTTTTCTTAAGCTCGTCCACTTGCTGCTGCCATGATGCTGGTTTAAAAAGTAGATTTCAAGCAATCTATTCAACTTGATTAAATTCTTCCTTTTTTTGCCCTCTTCCTATTCATTACTGAACTTCATTGATACTATTTCGGTCACAGACAGGTTGAGAAACGCGTCAAGGCTGGTCAGGAGAGTGATACCTCTGTTAAGAAAAATGCTCGAAGTATGAAccctttttgttttcttgtaCTGAGGTAGTATTTTTGTTACCCTTGTCTTCCTTGCACTAAACCTGCCCAATTTTGCAGCGCGTGGTAGTGTTACGAGTGGTAGCTCTTCAACTGGACATGTGGGGCCATGTTTCTCCATGAATGGGGTTTCCAGTTCTGCAACTGGTGGGCATAAAGTTGATGTCAATACAAGTTCAGCTGTAGCTGCGCCCATGGTGACTTCAGATATTAAAGCCTCTCAACCAGCCAATAATTCAGCTACCAAAATTGTCACATCAAGCAAAACCACTGCTAAGGTGAGCTCCTTTAATATGTCAGATTGTGACATTTGTGTCTAGTGATCTGAGTTCTGATCTATAAGTAGTGCTTGCtgatttatcttttattttgacCATGCCTATAGTCTTTAACTGTACCGATTTATTGATTATGTCAATCATTTTATGAATGTTTCTTTTCTCTGTGTTAATAGAGTGATGCTATATTGACTAACGGAATATTGTTTTGTTATTGTACATTATTTCAGGAATTTAAACTCAATCCTTGTGCAAAGGTCTTTTCTCCATCTTTTGCAAGCTCTAGACAAGTAATTGCAGCTGCACCCCCTGTTAACTCAAACTACATCTCACACTCCTCCACTGAAGTTACAATGGGCATACCTGTATATGAGTCAAAATCTGCGCCAGGCGGTTCATATCTATCCAACAAGGTCCATTATAATAACCTGTCTCCTGCAAACTATGCCATTTCACCTCAATATGTTCAGTCAGTAAGTACTTCGATTTATTCTTATGTGCTTTTGATTGTTTCAATACTTTTGCCTTTCATTGGATCTACTATCATATTCTCTTGAGTGATAAAAGAGGAAATATCACATAGGATGTCAACTCCTAATGCAACATGTAACATGCCTCCCAGAGTCCCAGTTGATCATTTGCTATACTTACTCCATTATTATTTGTTCTATATTTGAACTCCTGCTCTTTCTCCTATTTGGGTGTATTCATGCACTTGCTTTGCAGATGAACTATGCAAACCGTGGCTATCTAATTAAATTTGGCAGCTGGGTTAAATGAATAAATAGAATTTGTAAGCTGCATTGTTCATGCCAACTTTCAGGACATCAGCTTTTTAATTTCATTACGATACAAGGAAGATGCGGCATCTTTTTTCCTCCGAACTAAAAACAACTAGCTCACATGCAAATGTATTTTTGATGTTTGAAGGTTTTTTTAACAACTATCTTTTATGTTCTGTTATTGTACTTATGTCGCAAGCATAGGCAAATACACCTAAATTTGATCTTGCTTGCTGCCTAGCTCTATCATGAATGTTTGATTCTAACATAATCATGCTTCTGAATTCTGATACCGCTTAACTTTTTGCATGATAGATCGTGGGGCATAATGCAGCCAGGCTAGATCCAGCTAGAGTTGGTACACCATACCATCCCATGCAGGTGGGAGCAACCTACACTAGCCCTAGTCCTCGGCCTGTAAGTCTAATGTACCTTGCTTAACTCGATAAAATATAAACTGTGCTAATctgcatatatatattttttaaaagaaattgttCATCTATG harbors:
- the LOC133887930 gene encoding uncharacterized protein LOC133887930 isoform X4, with the protein product MARPRKAKPPLPSPPKSAVPSFGEALLLATVCMVGLHVEVQVRDGSAYAGVLHTACVDGGYGVVLKKAKKIANGKGYANLSLGAFVDTLVVHPDDLVQVIAKDLSLPIKGVCRTLDCNVVTASGSLKPQTSHANDPKMSKTENISPLQQVEKRVKAGQESDTSVKKNARTRGSVTSGSSSTGHVGPCFSMNGVSSSATGGHKVDVNTSSAVAAPMVTSDIKASQPANNSATKIVTSSKTTAKEFKLNPCAKVFSPSFASSRQVIAAAPPVNSNYISHSSTEVTMGIPVYESKSAPGGSYLSNKIVGHNAARLDPARVGTPYHPMQVMAGKFSPLVYVHPVSQDAMHETAVITQGWSRPVLLNSYQASLQKFRGNAPVYVAPPVMATGNLPLVVPSPAPLVQPFQAIHPVMVPAANSMVPGKYM
- the LOC133887930 gene encoding uncharacterized protein LOC133887930 isoform X3; translation: MARPRKAKPPLPSPPKSAVPSFGEALLLATVCMVGLHVEVQVRDGSAYAGVLHTACVDGGYGVVLKKAKKIANGKGYANLSLGAFVDTLVVHPDDLVQVIAKDLSLPIKGVCRTLDCNVVTASGSLKPQTSHANDPKMSKTENISPLQQVEKRVKAGQESDTSVKKNARTRGSVTSGSSSTGHVGPCFSMNGVSSSATGGHKVDVNTSSAVAAPMVTSDIKASQPANNSATKIVTSSKTTAKEFKLNPCAKVFSPSFASSRQVIAAAPPVNSNYISHSSTEVTMGIPVYESKSAPGGSYLSNKIVGHNAARLDPARVGTPYHPMQVGATYTSPSPRPVMAGKFSPLVYVHPVSQDAMHETAVITQGWSRPVLLNSYQASLQKFRGNAPVYVAPPVMATGNLPLVVPSPAPLVQPFQAIHPVMVPAANSMVPGKYM
- the LOC133887930 gene encoding uncharacterized protein LOC133887930 isoform X2 → MARPRKAKPPLPSPPKSAVPSFGEALLLATVCMVGLHVEVQVRDGSAYAGVLHTACVDGGYGVVLKKAKKIANGKGYANLSLGAFVDTLVVHPDDLVQVIAKDLSLPIKGVCRTLDCNVVTASGSLKPQTSHANDPKMSKTENISPLQQVEKRVKAGQESDTSVKKNARTRGSVTSGSSSTGHVGPCFSMNGVSSSATGGHKVDVNTSSAVAAPMVTSDIKASQPANNSATKIVTSSKTTAKEFKLNPCAKVFSPSFASSRQVIAAAPPVNSNYISHSSTEVTMGIPVYESKSAPGGSYLSNKVHYNNLSPANYAISPQYVQSIVGHNAARLDPARVGTPYHPMQVMAGKFSPLVYVHPVSQDAMHETAVITQGWSRPVLLNSYQASLQKFRGNAPVYVAPPVMATGNLPLVVPSPAPLVQPFQAIHPVMVPAANSMVPGKYM
- the LOC133887930 gene encoding uncharacterized protein LOC133887930 isoform X1 yields the protein MARPRKAKPPLPSPPKSAVPSFGEALLLATVCMVGLHVEVQVRDGSAYAGVLHTACVDGGYGVVLKKAKKIANGKGYANLSLGAFVDTLVVHPDDLVQVIAKDLSLPIKGVCRTLDCNVVTASGSLKPQTSHANDPKMSKTENISPLQQVEKRVKAGQESDTSVKKNARTRGSVTSGSSSTGHVGPCFSMNGVSSSATGGHKVDVNTSSAVAAPMVTSDIKASQPANNSATKIVTSSKTTAKEFKLNPCAKVFSPSFASSRQVIAAAPPVNSNYISHSSTEVTMGIPVYESKSAPGGSYLSNKVHYNNLSPANYAISPQYVQSIVGHNAARLDPARVGTPYHPMQVGATYTSPSPRPVMAGKFSPLVYVHPVSQDAMHETAVITQGWSRPVLLNSYQASLQKFRGNAPVYVAPPVMATGNLPLVVPSPAPLVQPFQAIHPVMVPAANSMVPGKYM